In Opitutaceae bacterium, the sequence TCCGGGAAAGCAGCTCCGCCGTCACCACAATGATATGGCGCGCCGTACCACCGCGTATGAAGGACCGCCCAATCTCAAGCGCATACAGCCATCCCGAACACGCGGCATTGATGTCAAACGCCAGCGCCTTCGGGATGCCCAGGTGCATCGCAAGCGCCGAAGCCATGGACGGCACGGGCTGGTCCGGGATGATCGTCGCAAGAATGATTCCATCGATCTGCTCGACGGACATCCCCGCCTGCTCCAGCGCATGCTTCACCGCCGTCGCCGCAAGGCTCGTCGCCGTCTCATCGTCGCTCGCATACCGGCGTTCCTTGATCCCCGTCAGTCTGAGCATCTCCTCCTCCGTGCGATCGGGAAACGCCCGCAGGATCTCGCTCGTCGGCCGGATGTTCTGGGGAACCGCGTACCCCACCCCGGCAATGCACACGGTCTCAGCCGCACAGGAAGCATCCATCGCAGGCTCCACTGCCGGCTTCGCAACACCCCTGACCGGCACCTGCGCAAGGTACCGGGTGACATCGTCACCCGAAATTCTGCCACCAGGTCCGGTGGCCTGTATACCGGACACCGACGCCGGATCCAGCCCGGCTTCCTGCACAAGTTTCAACGCCCGGGGAGTCCATTGAGCCCCATTCACTTGCGGCGCGGGGATGGCTGTTGGAGCCCGGCGCACGGGCGCAGGCGACACCGAAACCGCAGCCACCGTTGGAGCATGCGTCACCGCGGTCTTGATCGTCTGCGATGGTGCGGCCGCCGTCCCATGGCCGGCCGGAACCACAGCCTCGATCGGATCCGTCGATTCAAGGTGCTTCATCGCAATGTCACCCGTCGAAATCTTCAGAAACGGACCGTTGGTCGGAACAATATCACCCGCACGGCAGCGCACGGCCACGATCTGGCCGTCGCACGGCGCCTCATACTCGAAAACCGACTTGTCGCTCTCCAGTTCGGCTATCTTTTCGCCCTTGGCGATCCTGGAGCCGGGAACCACCTTGACATCAATCACGGTGAGCTCGCTGACAGTAGCCCCCATGGAGGGCATCGGTACATCGATAAGAAACGTTTCCATGCTCGCTGGTATTCTTGGTAACGTGGCGCTCCCGGAGAGCCGGTCAATTCCGGTGACTGGGTCGCAAACGGTACCTGTATCAGCCGCGAACGCTGTGCCAAACTCCGAGGCACCGCGAGATCAATTCCGGCAAATGATTGATCTGAATCATGTTGGGACCATCACTAATGGCATGGTCAGGATCGGGGTGGGTTTCCACAAAAAGCCCGTCCGCCCCCGCGGCCAGCGCCGCCATTGCAAGCGGCGGTACAAATTCGCGCTGTCCGCCACTTTTCCCCCCAGCCGCACCCGGAAGCTGCACGGCATGCGTGGCATCGAAAATCGCAGGACACCCATTTGTCTTGAGAATGCCGAACGATCGCATGTCCACCACGAGATTCTGATAACCAAATGTGGTGCCACGCTCCGTCTGCCAAATTTCGCCCGCACCGCCCTCCCTCAGCTTGGCAACGACGTGGGTCATTTCCTGCGGCGACAGGAACTGCCCCTTCTTCACATTGACCACCCGCCCTGTGCCCGCCGCCGCCAGCAGTAGATCAGTCTGGCGACACAGGAAGGCGGGGATCTGCACGGCATCACAGACCGCCGCGACCGGCGCCACCTGATGGCTCTCGTGCACGTCGGTGATGATGG encodes:
- a CDS encoding beta-ketoacyl-ACP synthase 3, giving the protein METFLIDVPMPSMGATVSELTVIDVKVVPGSRIAKGEKIAELESDKSVFEYEAPCDGQIVAVRCRAGDIVPTNGPFLKISTGDIAMKHLESTDPIEAVVPAGHGTAAAPSQTIKTAVTHAPTVAAVSVSPAPVRRAPTAIPAPQVNGAQWTPRALKLVQEAGLDPASVSGIQATGPGGRISGDDVTRYLAQVPVRGVAKPAVEPAMDASCAAETVCIAGVGYAVPQNIRPTSEILRAFPDRTEEEMLRLTGIKERRYASDDETATSLAATAVKHALEQAGMSVEQIDGIILATIIPDQPVPSMASALAMHLGIPKALAFDINAACSGWLYALEIGRSFIRGGTARHIIVVTAELLSRITNPKDHETAFLFGDGAGAAILTDAPGGHRLHRMALSGDATQFAAIQRRGGGAKRPFLAPGGADQADFYLQMNGALVFKSAVVGFADQIEATLKRHGLAPDDIAWVVPHQANERILRAVSKRIGIPFERVVMTISRYGNTSGASVSMALGWAAQEGIFQPGDRIIFCSVGAGLTFAGGLLVW
- the kdsA gene encoding 3-deoxy-8-phosphooctulonate synthase, with the translated sequence MLFDTKRLLLIAGPCSLENESVCRAVAETLVRLREKHHELNIVFKGSFDKANRTSLAGERGTGMDEGLRLLALMRKDYVFPIITDVHESHQVAPVAAVCDAVQIPAFLCRQTDLLLAAAGTGRVVNVKKGQFLSPQEMTHVVAKLREGGAGEIWQTERGTTFGYQNLVVDMRSFGILKTNGCPAIFDATHAVQLPGAAGGKSGGQREFVPPLAMAALAAGADGLFVETHPDPDHAISDGPNMIQINHLPELISRCLGVWHSVRG